From Halorientalis litorea:
GCCAGTCCCGACCCGTTGAGCGTGTGGAGGTAGTCGGCCGACTCGTGGCGTTCGGGACGGTAGCGCAAACCCGCGCGTCGAGCCTGGAACGCCTCGAAGTTCGACACCGAGGAGACCTCCAGCCAGCGACCACCCTCCTCGGGGCCGTCCTCCATGTCGTCGCCGGGTGCCCACACCTCGATGTCGTACTTCTTGGCCTGTGTAAAGCCCATGTCGCCGGTACACATCTCCAGCACGCGGTAGGGGAGGCCCAGTCGTTCGAGGACCGCCTCGGCCTCACCGAGCAACCCCTCCATTCGGTCGTAGCTGTCCTCGGGGCGGACGAAGTTGACGAGTTCGACTTTGTTGAACTGGTGGACGCGGACGATGCCGCGGGTCTCGGTGCCGTGTTCGCCCGCTTCCCGCCGGAAGTTCGGGGTGTACGCCTGGTGTTTGACCGGCAGGTCGTCGTCCAGCAGAATCTCGTCGCGGTACATGTTCGTGACGGGGACTTCCGCCGTCGGGAGGAGCCACAGGTCCTCGTCGTCGTACGGTTCGTCGTTGTCGCCGCCGATGCGGTAGGCGTCCTCGACGAACTTCGGGAACTGGCCGGTGCCCTCCATCGACTGGCTGTTGACCGGGATGGGCGGCACGATGTCGGTGTACCCCTGCTCGCGGTGGACGTCGAGCATGAACTGGATGAGCGCGTGTTCGAGTCGCGCCCCGTCGCCCTGCAAGAAGTAGAAGCCGCCGCCGGTCACCTTCGCGCCGCGCTCGAAGTTCAGGATGTCGAGGTCCTCGCCCAAGTCGTAGTGGGGCGTCACCGCGTCGGGTAGGTCCCGGAGCGAGTCGAAGCCCTCGCGGTAGGCCTCGACGTTGTCGCTCTCGTCGTCGCCGACCGGCGCGTCTTCGTGGGGTATCTGTGGCAGTTCGAGCAGGGCCGCTTCGAGTTCGGCTTCGAGTTCGTCGGCGCGTTCCTCGACCGCTTCGAGTTCGGCTTTCAGTTCCTGCGAGCGGTCGATGGCCTCCTGTGCCGCCTCCTCGTCGCCCTCGCGTTTGAGTTTCCCGATGCGCTCGCTGACCTCGTTGCGCTCGTGGCGCAGGTCGTCGCCCTCTGCCTTCAGGTCGCGCCACTCCGCGTCGATGTCGAGTACCCGGTCCACGTCCACGCCCGTGACGCCTTTCTTCGCGACGGCGTCGCGCACGGTGTCGGGATTCTCCCGGAGGAACTGCCGGCTAATCATGCCCGAGCGTTCCGCCCGACGTGGCAAAACCGTGTCGCTCTCCGGTGTCGCGCGGTTTCGAGGGGCGGTCGCACTGCTCGGGGTGGTTGCACTCGGTAAAGGTCGCGGTCAGAAACGTCCGTCAGTTACGGACGAGGTTCGTCGCGCGGGGGCCCTTGTCGGCCTGTTCGATGTCGAATTCGACTTCCTGTCCTTCCTCGAGGTCCGGGCCGCCAACGTCTTCCATGTGGAAGAAAACGTCCTCGTCCGCGTCCTCTGTCTCGATGAAACCGTAGCCGCCTGTGTCGTTGAAGAAATCAACCGTACCGTTTGCCATTGCCTTTGTCTGGAACAGCGGGGGAGGGATAAGGGTTCCGAGAGTCGCGGTACCACGGGGCGAGAGTGAGCGTGTGGCGTGGATTCGGCCGGTTCGAGGGTGACCGAGGAGTTCGAGTCGGTCACCGCCGGCGGTAGCTTATTGCTCGACGGTAGCGATACTCAGCTATGGTAACGCTGGGATTCGTCGGCCTCGGTCGCATGGGCGGGTCGATGGCCACGCACCTCGTTCGGAACGGCCACGAAGTCGTGGTCTACGACAGCCGACCGGAAGCGGTCGAGGCGATGGCGGCGGCGGGCGCGACCCCGGCCGAGTCCGCCGGGGCCGTCGGGGACGCGGCCGAGGTCGTCTTCCTCTCGCTGCCCGGCCCGGAGGCGGTGGAGGCCGTCGCCTCGGAACTGGCGGCGACGACAGACGCCGACTCGGTGGTCGTCGACACGACAACGTCGACGCCGGGGACGACCAGAGCGATAGCGGACCCAGAGTCGGGCCTCGAGGCGACGGTTCTCGGCGCGCCCGTCAGCGGCGGCGTGTCGGGGGCTGAGGACGGGACGCTCACCGTGATGGTCGGCGGGGACCGCGCGACGTTCGAGGCCTGCCGGGCGTACGTCGACGCCTTCGCCGAGAACGTCTTCCACGTCGGGGACGACCCCGGCCACGGGCACGCGGTGAAGTTGCTCAACAACTACCTCTCGGCGACGGCGATGGTCGCCACCTCGGAGGCAGTCGCCCTCGGACAACGGGCCGGACTGGACATCGAGACGATGTGTGAGATATTCAACGTCAGTTCCGGCCGGAACTCCGCGACGGAGGAGAAGTTCCCGGAGTACGTCGCGAACGGCCGCGACGTCGGGTTCGCCATCGAGCTGCTGGCGAAGGACCTCCGTCTCCTCGGCGAGTTCGCCGAGGACAAGCGACTCCCGCTCCTGCTGGCGGGCGTCGTCAGGAGTCAGGTCGGTCGGACACGGGCGCGGTACGGCGAGGAGGGTGACATGACCGACATCTACGACTACGTTCGCGAAACTACAGGGGCGGACGAACCGACGGACGCGTCGTGATTACTCGGGGTCCCACCCGACGAACTCGTCGCCAGCCTCGATTTCGACGCCGAGTGCGTCGATGACCCGGCCGAGTGCGACGTAGCCCGCCGCCGTCGACGCCGCACCGACGACGGTCTCGGTTCCGAAGTACTCGGTCATCGCCTCGTGGAGGGCGTCGTCGACCCGTCCCCGAGCGACCGCACGGGTGTAGGCGACGAGTGCGCGTTCCTCGTCGGGGAACGGACTGCGGTCGTCGCGGGCGATGGCGGCGATTTCCGCTGGCGCCAGGCCCGCGTCACCGGCGACGTTGACGTGCTGTTGCCACTCGTACGCCGAACGAATCTCGGCGGCGACCGTCAGGATGACGATTTCGCGCTGGCGGTCGGTCAACCCGGAGTCGTTCCAGAACGCGCCGAGAGCCTCCCGGAAGCCGTGCAGTACCGCTTGGTTGTTGCCGATGGCACTGTACACGTTGACCGTCTTGCCCGGTTGGAGCGATGAGACGACGAGGTCACGGTAGTCGGGGTCGAGGTCGTCTTGGGTGACATAGGGAACGCGTGCCATGGCCGTTGGTCGACGGGGACGGTCAAAGGCTTTCGTGCCACCGTGGACGCGTCCGTCCCGACCCGCGGGTGTGGATTTAAGCCGCGTGACCGTCGTGTGTCAGGCATGAACAGGACGGACGACTGGTACGAGGTGACGCGACTGGGCGAGCGCGGGTACAGCATCGACGAAGCCGAAAAGTACGGCTCGTTTCTGATAGCGGGCGACGAGCGGTCGGTCCTCGTGGACGCGGGTATCGGCGTCGGTGACTTGCGCGGACTGGTCACCGGACTGGTCGACACGCCGATTACGGTCGTACTCACGCACACGCACTGGGACCACATCGGGGCGGCGGCACAGTTCGACGACGTGCTGGTCAGCCCGCGCGAACTCCCGGCCGACGGCCGCGTGGCCATCGACAGCCTCTCCGAGGAGTTCGTCGACAGGCCGGCGACGTTCGTGGACCGGTGGCTAGCGGACGGCGGAACGTTCCCGGACGAGTTCGAACCGGAGACGTACGCCGTCGACCCGGCACCGGCGTCGGCGGTTCCGATGGCGGACGGCATCGACCTCGGTGACCGGACGCTCGACGTGTATCCCCTGCCGGGGCACTCGCCCGGTCACCTCGGCCTCCTCGACCGGGAGGCGGGCGTGTTCTACGGCGGCGACATCGTCCACATCGACCGGGGCGTGTACCTCATGTTCGAGGACTGTGACTTCGACGAGTACGTCCAGTCGGTCGCCGAACTCCTCGACCTGCGCGACGCCGGTGCCTTCGACACGCTCGCGACGAGCCACAACGAAGCACTGTCCGGTGACGACCTCTCGATACTCGACACGCTCTACGGCGGCCTCCGGGAGATAGCCGACGGTGAGCGCGACTACTCGGTGGTCGAGACGGACTGGGGCGAGGCGCGCTCGTACCGAATCGGTGACTCGGATGTGCTGACGAAGACGACGCTGTGAGCGAGACGGCCGCGTCAGTCGGCCCCCCGAACGGCTTTTCTCCCCGGCCGCCAGTGTGAGCAGTATGGCAATCGGCGACCTGACCGAGGTGACACTCGGGGACTGTTCGGACCTGCACTACGTCGACACGGGGATGTTCGACGCACCGGGGTTCGGTGCGGTGTACATCCTCGACGCCGAGCGACCCGCCGTCGTCGACTCGGGTATCGGTACCAACTACGAGCGCGTTCTCGACGCGATGGCGGCCGTCGGCGTCGAACCGACGGACCTCGAAGTCGTCGCGCTGACCCACGTCCACCTCGACCACGCGGGCGGCGCGGGCTTTCTCGCCGAGGCGTGTCCGAACGCGACCGTCGCGGTCCACGAAATTGGGGCCTCACACGTCGCGGACCCCTCGCGTCTCGTCGCGGGCACGAAGGCGGCCGTCGGCGACCAGTGGGAGTTCTACACGGAGCCGAAACCGGTACCCGAGTCGCGCATCCGCGAACTCGCAGACGGCGACGAACTCGACCTCGGGGACCGACGGCTCCGGGTCCACCACGCGCCGGGACACGCACCCCATCAGGTCGTCTTCGAGAACCGCGCGGAGCGGACGGTGTTCA
This genomic window contains:
- the serS gene encoding serine--tRNA ligase, whose amino-acid sequence is MISRQFLRENPDTVRDAVAKKGVTGVDVDRVLDIDAEWRDLKAEGDDLRHERNEVSERIGKLKREGDEEAAQEAIDRSQELKAELEAVEERADELEAELEAALLELPQIPHEDAPVGDDESDNVEAYREGFDSLRDLPDAVTPHYDLGEDLDILNFERGAKVTGGGFYFLQGDGARLEHALIQFMLDVHREQGYTDIVPPIPVNSQSMEGTGQFPKFVEDAYRIGGDNDEPYDDEDLWLLPTAEVPVTNMYRDEILLDDDLPVKHQAYTPNFRREAGEHGTETRGIVRVHQFNKVELVNFVRPEDSYDRMEGLLGEAEAVLERLGLPYRVLEMCTGDMGFTQAKKYDIEVWAPGDDMEDGPEEGGRWLEVSSVSNFEAFQARRAGLRYRPERHESADYLHTLNGSGLAVPRTMVAILEYYQNEDGTVTLPEPLRPYMGGQEVIAGHDPVGESALGAGDRE
- a CDS encoding cold-shock protein; protein product: MANGTVDFFNDTGGYGFIETEDADEDVFFHMEDVGGPDLEEGQEVEFDIEQADKGPRATNLVRN
- a CDS encoding NAD(P)-dependent oxidoreductase yields the protein MVTLGFVGLGRMGGSMATHLVRNGHEVVVYDSRPEAVEAMAAAGATPAESAGAVGDAAEVVFLSLPGPEAVEAVASELAATTDADSVVVDTTTSTPGTTRAIADPESGLEATVLGAPVSGGVSGAEDGTLTVMVGGDRATFEACRAYVDAFAENVFHVGDDPGHGHAVKLLNNYLSATAMVATSEAVALGQRAGLDIETMCEIFNVSSGRNSATEEKFPEYVANGRDVGFAIELLAKDLRLLGEFAEDKRLPLLLAGVVRSQVGRTRARYGEEGDMTDIYDYVRETTGADEPTDAS
- a CDS encoding carboxymuconolactone decarboxylase family protein → MARVPYVTQDDLDPDYRDLVVSSLQPGKTVNVYSAIGNNQAVLHGFREALGAFWNDSGLTDRQREIVILTVAAEIRSAYEWQQHVNVAGDAGLAPAEIAAIARDDRSPFPDEERALVAYTRAVARGRVDDALHEAMTEYFGTETVVGAASTAAGYVALGRVIDALGVEIEAGDEFVGWDPE
- a CDS encoding MBL fold metallo-hydrolase, with product MNRTDDWYEVTRLGERGYSIDEAEKYGSFLIAGDERSVLVDAGIGVGDLRGLVTGLVDTPITVVLTHTHWDHIGAAAQFDDVLVSPRELPADGRVAIDSLSEEFVDRPATFVDRWLADGGTFPDEFEPETYAVDPAPASAVPMADGIDLGDRTLDVYPLPGHSPGHLGLLDREAGVFYGGDIVHIDRGVYLMFEDCDFDEYVQSVAELLDLRDAGAFDTLATSHNEALSGDDLSILDTLYGGLREIADGERDYSVVETDWGEARSYRIGDSDVLTKTTL
- a CDS encoding MBL fold metallo-hydrolase; the protein is MAIGDLTEVTLGDCSDLHYVDTGMFDAPGFGAVYILDAERPAVVDSGIGTNYERVLDAMAAVGVEPTDLEVVALTHVHLDHAGGAGFLAEACPNATVAVHEIGASHVADPSRLVAGTKAAVGDQWEFYTEPKPVPESRIRELADGDELDLGDRRLRVHHAPGHAPHQVVFENRAERTVFTADAAGIYVRERDAVFQTSPPANFDLEQCLADVRMLRDLNPEVLCYPHFGAAEAAGRLDEYETVLPEWVERVAEKREELGDDEAVADHFAAAADLGDVWGERKAREEARLNVRGVLGYLDERESGE